One genomic window of Chiloscyllium punctatum isolate Juve2018m chromosome 21, sChiPun1.3, whole genome shotgun sequence includes the following:
- the slc16a13 gene encoding monocarboxylate transporter 13 — protein sequence MATRIPEEVPDGGWGWVIVLSAFLMSALVFGVIRSFGVFFVAFVEYFSEASSTVSWITSTAIAIQQFSSPIASALSNYIGARSVVMLGGFLSSLGLVFACLATNLIHLYLSIGLLSGFGWALVFTPSVAAVSRYFNKRRTLAMGMAFTGVGIGSFVFSPLFQYLIDEYMWRGALLVIAGMMLNLMVCGALIRPLTLKEDLVRAMAPGENSLCCQGARNVIFDLLDLSLLRHWPFLTLVLSVTLINAGYFVPYVHFVAHAQSIGFDEYQAAFLMSVAGVMDLIGRLLSGWFSDLRKLRLVHILILWTMLTGLSLLAIPLGRTYPVLMLIGMAYGFCAGALTPVVFSLLPEIVGIGRIYGALGLLQMLESVGGLLGAPISGWLRDATGNYTASFVVAGTFLLLSSLVLIGIPGALSCSCLPPARHPQTKNTKEEEEEEECKSMADSDGSGLEAQCVPIEPSSIACRNTVMA from the exons ATGGCGACCCGGATTCCAGAAGAGGTTCCTGATGGTGGTTGGGGTTGGGTGATTGTTCTGTCAGCATTCCTCATGTCGGCTCTGGTGTTTGGGGTCATCCGTTCCTTTGGTGTGTTCTTTGTGGCGTTTGTGGAGTACTTCTCAGAGGCTTCGAGCACCGTGTCATGGATCACATCAACCGCTATCGCCATTCAGCAGTTTTCCA GTCCCATAGCCAGTGCTCTCAGCAATTACATTGGAGCCCGTTCTGTGGTGATGCTGGGTGGTTTTCTTTCCAGCTTGGGGCTGGTATTTGCTTGTTTAGCTACAAATCTGATTCATCTTTACCTGTCGATCGGACTTCTCTCAG GCTTTGGCTGGGCACTCGTCTTCACCCCATCCGTTGCTGCTGTTAGTCGATACTTTAACAAGAGACGGACTCTGGCAATGGGGATGGCTTTCACTGGAGTTGGCATTGGCTCCTTTGTCTTCTCCCCACTCTTCCAGTACCTAATTGATGAGTACATGTGGCGGGGGGCACTGCTGGTCATTGCGGGCATGATGCTCAACCTCATGGTGTGTGGTGCGTTGATCAGGCCCCTGACCCTGAAGGAAGACCTGGTTCGCGCAATGGCTCCAGGAGAGAACTCGTTATGTTGTCAAGGTGCCAGGAATGTGATCTTCGACCTGCTGGACCTGAGCCTGCTCCGACACTGGCCCTTCCTGACCTTGGTGCTGTCTGTGACCCTGATAAATGCTGGCTATTTTGTGCCTTATGTCCACTTTGTGGCCCACGCTCAGTCCATTGGCTTCGATGAGTACCAGGCCGCATTCCTGATGTCAGTGGCAGGAGTGATGGACCTGATTGGTCGGCTGCTCTCCGGCTGGTTCTCTGACCTACGCAAGCTGCGCCTGGTTCACATTCTGATCCTGTGGACCATGCTGACAGGACTGAGCTTGCTTGCCATCCCCTTGGGTCGCACCTACCCTGTGCTGATGTTGATTGGCATGGCCTACGGGTTCTGCGCTGGGGCCTTGACACCTGTGGTGTTCTCCTTACTGCCGGAGATAGTCGGGATTGGGAGGATCTACGGAGCGTTGGGCctgctgcagatgttggagagtgtAGGGGGACTGCTGGGAGCACCAATATCAG GCTGGCTGCGTGATGCAACTGGTAACTACACGGCTTCCTTTGTGGTGGCAGGTACTTTCCTCCTGCTCAGCAGCCTGGTTCTGATTGGTATTCCTGGTGCCTTGTCCTGTTCCTGTCTCCCGCCTGCCAGGCATCCCCAGACAAAGAACacgaaggaggaggaggaagaggaggaatgCAAGTCTATGGCTGACTCAGATGGATCTGGGCTGGAGGCGCAGTGTGTCCCGATTGAGCCCAGCAGTATTGCTTGCAGAAACACAGTGATGGCCTGA